The following are encoded together in the Phaseolus vulgaris cultivar G19833 chromosome 9, P. vulgaris v2.0, whole genome shotgun sequence genome:
- the LOC137823023 gene encoding UPF0481 protein At3g47200-like has product MACIKLNRLAYHMFNTRKVHSTANKMSSNWRDLMKKELENGNCGKQEQTHHPVCIYRIPSNSRRVEPKAYRPNNISIGPCHHGASHLRNMEALKKSFYRRLFNNANAAKLDEAFKFLEEQETNVRGCYNEDIKFNSDEFLQMMLVDGSFIVQLLRDLSACEFGKVPSLSPWMLPIIRREMLMLENQLPMFVLNKLFELTSVVSAPSGPNIGFKDLALRFFYPLLQVDSENMLESKKTDDLRGLHFLDLLRSAIRPNMEGEKQRKFQPHMIRSVTELIEAGVKIKADESKQLLDISFGKKWGFLTRQLTIPPLYINDHRGTVFRNIVAFENCHKDCEPDVTSYLFFFNGLINSAGDVSLLHYKGVLHHSLGNDNTVSELINNITKEIVRDKTESYLYKVVNEANSYFASFYARKRASLVHHYLTSWVVGVSTIGALLALYFTFIQTVCSFADSFKAFENQSFGSVFVDVFCIPVRGIPTNHSESENSKTEDAATKLER; this is encoded by the coding sequence ATGGCATGTATAAAACTCAACAGATTGGCCTATCACATGTTCAACACCAGAAAAGTTCACAGCACTGCCAATAAAATGAGCTCAAATTGGAGAGATCTTATGAAAAAGGAGTTAGAAAATGGAAATTGTGGAAAGCAAGAACAAACTCACCACCCAGTTTGCATATACAGGATTCCATCTAACTCGCGAAGGGTCGAACCAAAAGCCTACAGACCCAACAACATCTCCATCGGTCCTTGTCACCATGGAGCATCCCACTTGAGAAACATGGAGGCTCTCAAGAAAAGCTTCTATCGTCGCCTCTTCAACAATGCAAATGCAGCCAAACTAGACGAGGCTTTTAAGTTCCTAGAGGAACAAGAAACCAACGTTCGAGGATGTTACAACGAGGACATCAAATTCAACAGTGACGAGTTTCTACAAATGATGCTAGTTGATGGCTCTTTCATTGTTCAGCTCTTGAGGGATCTATCAGCGTGTGAATTCGGAAAAGTCCCCAGTCTCAGCCCATGGATGTTGCCCATCATTCGTCGCGAGATGTTAATGCTTGAAAACCAGCTTCCCATGTTTGTTTTGAACAAGTTGTTTGAGTTAACTAGTGTTGTTTCTGCTCCTTCGGGACCAAATATTGGTTTCAAAGATCTTGCTCTTCGATTCTTTTATCCTTTGTTGCAGGTGGATTCGGAGAATATGCTAGAAAGTAAGAAAACTGATGACTTAAGAGGGCTTCACTTCCTCGATCTTCTTAGGTCAGCCATTAGACCAAATATGGAGggagaaaaacagagaaaattTCAACCTCACATGATTCGTTCTGTGACGGAGCTGATAGAGGCTGGTGTGAAGATCAAAGCAGATGAGAGTAAACAATTGCTTGACATAAGCTTTGGGAAAAAATGGGGTTTTCTAACAAGACAACTCACTATTCCTCCTTTGTATATCAATGACCACAGAGGCACTGTGTTTCGTAACATAGTTGCTTTTGAGAACTGTCACAAGGATTGCGAACCCGATGTGACAAGCTACTTGTTTTTCTTCAACGGACTCATAAACTCTGCTGGTGATGTCTCTCTTCTTCATTACAAAGGGGTGCTTCACCATTCCCTTGGCAACGACAACACCGTTTCTGAActaatcaacaacatcaccaaaGAAATTGTTCGGGACAAAACTGAGTCGTACTTGTACAAAGTGGTCAACGAAGCAAACTCATACTTTGCCTCCTTCTACGCGAGAAAAAGAGCTTCCTTAGTGCATCACTATTTAACCAGCTGGGTGGTGGGAGTTTCAACAATTGGTGCGTTGTTGGCTCTTTACTTCACTTTCATTCAGACTGTGTGTTCATTTGCAGATTCGTTCAAAGCCTTTGAAAACCAAAGCTTTGGATCTGTCTTTGTAGATGTTTTTTGTATACCAGTTCGTGGCATTCCCACCAATCATAGTGAAAGTGAAAATAGTAAAACTGAAGATGCTGCAACAAAATTAGAAAGGTGA
- the LOC137821765 gene encoding chitinase 2-like codes for MSSKIQVKPIFREYIIESDLLKGFPVEIISPRIPEFHFLLAFASEDYVEDPNTKKKVGKGNFRATWDVIKFDPQSIRILKSNYERVKVVISIGGRGSDFPFNPQDKEIWIDNAQKSLKSIITEQYKSPFETLIDGIDINYEHIESNDFAYCIGKVIDYLKTYISGLVVSIAPSHPVLSHYQNLFKANPDRVDWVNYQYYKEKVSTTLEFVNLHKTLIDTFTVQKLLAGFSTNPKDKDNISLEVFVEGSLQLISSASLSGIFVLDAQSSLYYEPAHYPEEKAQKVLTGSN; via the coding sequence ATGTCTTCCAAAATCCAAGTGAAACCCATTTTTCGGGAATACATTATTGAGTCAGATCTCCTAAAAGGTTTCCCAGTGGAAATCATCAGCCCTAGAATCCCAGAATTCCACTTCCTTTTGGCCTTTGCCTCGGAGGACTACGTGGAGGATCCAAACACCAAGAAGAAAGTAGGGAAGGGAAACTTTCGTGCAACTTGGGACGTGATAAAGTTCGATCCCCAAAGTATCAGAATCCTAAAGTCAAATTATGAGCGTGTGAAGGTGGTAATAAGCATTGGAGGTCGTGGCAGCGATTTTCCATTCAATCCTCAAGACAAAGAAATATGGATTGACAATGCGCAGAAATCACTGAAATCCATTATCACAGAGCAGTACAAGAGTCCTTTTGAAACTTTGATTGATGGCATTGATATCAACTATGAGCACATCGAATCCAATGACTTTGCTTACTGCATAGGCAAAGTCATAGACTACCTCAAAACCTACATCAGTGGACTCGTGGTCTCCATTGCTCCATCACACCCTGTCCTTTCCCACTACCAGAACTTGTTCAAGGCTAACCCAGACCGTGTCGACTGGGTCAACTACCAGTACTACAAAGAGAAAGTCTCCACCACACTAGAATTTGTGAACCTCCACAAAACCCTAATAGACACCTTCACTGTTCAGAAGCTCTTGGCAGGGTTCAGCACTAATCCAAAGGACAAGGATAACATATCACTGGAGGTGTTTGTTGAGGGTTCCCTACAACTCATCTCATCTGCTTCACTCTCTGGAATATTTGTTTTAGATGCTCAGTCCTCCCTCTACTATGAGCCCGCTCACTACCCTGAGGAAAAGGCACAGAAAGTCCTCACTGGATCCAATTAG
- the LOC137822451 gene encoding uncharacterized protein, with amino-acid sequence MEQRTNELSTQSRSYKERRLKSIRHLARSINNAEYLMRIGDGIEPTILDDMVKIPHELAIPWEGESSIQKLIQETFPQLQFHTWDASYMVQRVILTPKNEDVEIINNMIIDHFPGEQHNLLSFDEVEGDTHNLYQQEYLHSIAPGGLPPHIFKLKKGAPLMLL; translated from the exons ATGGAACAAAGGACAAATGAACTATCTACACAAAGCAGAAGTTATAAAGAAAGGAGATTGAAATCAATTCGACATTTGGCTCGATCAATCAATAATGCAG AATACCTCATGCGCATTGGAGATGGGATTGAACCTACAATTCTTGATGATATGGTGAAAATACCCCATGAACTAGCAATACCATgggaaggagaaagttcaatacAAAAACTTATACAAGAAACATTTCCCCAATTGCAATTTCATACATGGGATGCTTCTTATATGGTTCAGAGAGTCATATTGACTCCAAAAAATGAAGATgttgaaataattaataacatgATTATCGATCATTTTCCAGGAGAACAACATAATCTATTGTcatttgatgaagttgaagGAGACACACATAATCTATACCAACAAGAGTACTTGCACTCCATTGCTCCAGGTGGCTTGCCACCTCATATTTTCAAGCTTAAAAAAGGTGCACCATTAATGTTGTTGTGA
- the LOC137823041 gene encoding UPF0481 protein At3g47200-like encodes MASAKLIRLAYHMFNTRKLHSTAIRMSSNWRDLMKKEFENGNSGKKKQAHYPVCIYRVPSNIRRVEPKAYRPNNISIGPCHHGAPHLRNMEPLKKSFYRRLFDNDANAAKLDEAFKLLEKEETNVRGCYNEDIKLSSDEFLQMMLVDGSFIVQLLRDLSVCEFGKVPSLSPWMLPIIRREMLMLENQLPMFVLKKLFELTDVVSAPSEPNIGLKDLALRFFYPLLQVDSENMLESKKTDDDFHFLGLLRSAISPNLEGEEQRKFQPHMIRSVTELKEAGVKIKADKGKQLLDISFGKKWGFLTRQLTIPPLYINDHRGTVFRNIVAFENCHKDFKPDVTSYLFFFNGLINSAGDVSLLHYKGVLHHSLGSDKTVSELINNITKEIVRENTESYLYKVVNEANSYFVSFYARKRASLVHHYLTSWVVGVSTIGAFFALYFTLIQTVCSFAESFKVFENQSFRCVFADAFCKPFRRFRPKDSESENSKTEDAATN; translated from the coding sequence ATGGCATCTGCAAAACTCATCAGATTGGCCTATCACATGTTCAACACAAGAAAACTTCACAGCACTGCCATTAGAATGAGCTCAAATTGGAGAGATCTTATGAAAAAGGAGTTTGAAAATGGAAACAGTGGAAAGAAAAAACAAGCTCACTACCCAGTTTGCATATACAGAGTTCCATCTAACATACGAAGGGTCGAACCAAAAGCCTACAGACCCAACAACATCTCCATCGGTCCTTGTCACCATGGAGCACCCCACTTGAGAAACATGGAGCCTCTCAAGAAAAGCTTCTATCGCCGCCTCTTCGACAATGATGCAAATGCAGCCAAACTAGACGAGGCTTTTAAGTTACTAGAGAAAGAAGAAACCAATGTTCGAGGATGTTACAACGAGGACATCAAATTGAGCAGTGACGAGTTTCTACAAATGATGCTAGTTGATGGCTCTTTCATTGTTCAGCTCTTGAGGGATCTATCAGTGTGTGAATTCGGAAAAGTCCCCAGTCTCAGCCCATGGATGTTGCCCATCATTCGTCGCGAGATGTTAATGCTTGAAAACCAGCTTCCcatgtttgttttgaaaaagttgtttgagttAACTGATGTTGTTTCTGCTCCTTCGGAACCAAATATTGGTCTCAAAGATCTTGCTCTTCGATTCTTTTATCCTTTGTTGCAGGTGGATTCGGAGAATATGCTAGAAAGTAAGAAAACTGATGATGACTTTCACTTCCTCGGTCTTCTTAGGTCAGCCATCAGTCCAAATCTGGAGGGAGAAGAACAGAGAAAATTTCAACCTCACATGATTCGTTCTGTGACGGAGCTGAAAGAGGCTGGTGTGAAGATCAAAGCAGATAAGGGTAAACAATTGCTTGACATAAGCTTTGGGAAAAAATGGGGTTTTCTAACAAGACAACTCACTATTCCTCCTTTGTATATCAATGACCACAGAGGCACTGTGTTTCGTAACATAGTTGCTTTTGAGAACTGTCACAAGGATTTCAAACCCGATGTGACAAGCTACTTGTTTTTCTTCAACGGACTCATAAACTCTGCTGGTGATGTCTCTCTTCTTCATTACAAAGGGGTGCTTCACCATTCTCTTGGCAGCGACAAAACCGTTTCTGAActaatcaacaacatcaccaaaGAAATTGTTCGGGAAAACACTGAGTCGTACTTGTACAAAGTGGTGAATGAAGCAAACTCATACTTTGTTTCCTTCTATGCGAGAAAAAGAGCTTCCTTAGTGCATCACTATTTAACTAGCTGGGTGGTGGGGGTTTCAACAATTGGTGCGTTCTTCGCTCTTTACTTCACTCTCATTCAGACTGTGTGTTCATTTGCAGAGTCGTTCAAAGTCTTTGAAAACCAAAGCTTTCGATGCGTCTTTGCAGATGCTTTTTGTAAACCATTTCGTCGCTTTCGCCCCAAGGATAGTGAAAGTGAAAATAGTAAAACTGAAGATGCTGCAACAAATTAG